The nucleotide window AGCATGTCTGTCATGAATGACACACACGTTTGGTCGGTCCTTCACGATGGCAATTTTCACTTGCGGAAGAACCATACCCAGCTGAGAAAGTTCTCACCCTCCACAAATGCCATGGCAAGTGGGATGATTTGATTGTTCCCGTCCACACCAATAGCAGTCAGGATTTGCCCTCTATAACTGACCGGTCAGGAATGTACCATCCACAAACATAACAGGAGGACAATGCCGGAAAGCTTCGATGCACATAGCAAAAGAGAAGAACACTCGTTTCAACACCTTGAAATCTGGTATACTCAACCTCATGTGTTGTACGTTCACATAAGTGCCGGGATTCCTCTCCTTCAGTATGCCAGGAGACGGACAACATTATCATATGAGTCGAAGAACGTCCCAAACCTTTCCTCCATAGCCTTCTGCTTAGCCCTCCAAGCCTTCCCATAAGGAATGACATAATTCCATCTGACCTTCACTGCTGTCTGGATGTGTTTTGCTTCCATATCTTTCTTCTCTACTATCTCAGTATACATGAGTTGCGCAATGAGACTTGAAGTCAGGTTCGGATGCTTCACCAGCAGGTTCTTCCTCACACAATTATGTGGGACGACAATGGTGACAACCCAGTGGATGTCATACTTCGGCACGTGCCCGTGCACCTTCCAGGACAACCTGTTACAACACATTTCACGGTATAGTTTGTTGGACTTGATATGTGTGTCTTGAAAACCCTCTGCGTAGACATAGCCCACTTTATCACCGCATACTTCAATTTTTCTTGTATCAAACATAGCCCCTATTTGTACTTGGTTCAGATTATACTGCCATGGAGTCTCATGGCCATCGTTCACCGTAAGGCGGTGGATATGTCCTGCTCCCATGCAGAAGGAATCGGTACCTCAACTTCATCCTCAGAATTTTCAGAATCCAGTTCCTCCACCAATCCATCCTCGTCCTCTTCCTCCATCACCCTCTGCATTTCATCCCCTTCCTCATCCCCATCAGCAAAACCAAAACCAGCTAATATTATCGACTGGCTACTCTGCCCAGTATCAGGACCACAAACATTGTGTGGCACAGTCTGACTCTTTCTCGGTTGGCTAGCATCACATCTTGTGGCTGGACCGGATAAAACAATCTCGTTAGCCACTTCACTGCCTTGGCCGGGTTCATACCCCCTGTGGAGTTGTACGGTATTCTCCTCCTTCGGCACAGGTTGCACAAGTGCATATGGGTGGATTCTTCGGTCTCGGCAGCGTCTTAACAGGACAACCAATGCTGCTCCTATCTACCGGCATCAACTCCCACTTGACATTTTTAACAGGATTTGGTCACAATGCATGAATACTGACGGAACATACTTCAGGATCCAGCCCGAAACTAGTTGTCAACCAGTACTTCAACTGTCTAATGTCCAGTCTGTCCGGGTCTGCTAGTGTCATGAGCCATTTTTAAACTCGCTAAGATCAACCCCCAACTCATTATATCGAACATTACCAGCGCCGTAGTAAACTTCAGATTTACTGATTCAGACATTTTCACCTGTCAGACATTGTCATCCTCTCATTAATCAAAAGACTAATATTACCCGTTACACTAACTATGCACTAAAATGCCTCACAAATATATTAACACTGCACTTCACAATATGACTtatctaaactaattaaaatatACAATTCAGAGAAAATTTGTCATGgcatggttataccttcgaagcgtgtgtCCCTAGCTTCTTGCTCCTCTCTTTCACTCAGTGGCACCGGCCACCTCGCGGAGTACTTGCACCACAGGACAACGGCAGCGCCGCCCCTCGACGACCGGAGGCTCAACTCCGGTCACCCCCCAAGCCGCACCTCCTCGTCCACAGCAGCTGCTCCTcctcaccaccacctccttcccAACCACACCTTCTCCACCCCACCATGGCTCCTCCCTCCAAACGTAGAAAAAACTATCCCATACCCCAAAAAAACACCGTAGGCTGTTGGAGAATGGTATCATCTATCTATTCTGTGTCTTGGATGTGAAAATGGGTGCAAAGTGGTGGAGATCGGCGCGGGCTTGTGAGGTTACAGAgaagaacgagagagagaggaggaaacAGAGTGCGAGCAGCCAGAGGAAGGAGACGGCCTGGCAAGCCTTATCCCGAACTCTTCGGTCAACTCCTGGCCGAAGAGCTTTTCGGCCACTCCTGGCTGAAGAGCTTTTCGGCCCCCAGCTGGCCGAAAAGAGCCCACTTCGGCCGCGCGTGGGCCGAAGCTACGATTTTCGGCCGGCCCGCCACCGACACCACCTCTTCGGCCCAGCCGAGCCTTACTTCAGTCAAAGCCTGGACGAAAAGTCCTTTTCGGCCAAACCCGAGCCGAAAACAACCTCTTCGGCCAGCGCGAGGCCGATGGGGTCATAGTTTTGATTTTTTTTCGCGTTTAGTGCTATAGTTTCCGAATTTGCTGCACAAAAAGTtatagttttgaaaaaaaaatctaaaGCTTCTGGAGTATGTATGGTCTGAACTCGTCTCGGGTTGCTTATCCAAACAGAATAAATTGCACAAAAGCATCACTTTAAAGACTAAATTAGCAGAAAACACTATGTTATAGAAGTATTTTTTGTTGCAGAAAGCATCATGTCTACCGTCATCTTTTTGCAAATAACACTGATCGACAGATTTGCGGTCTTGGTTTAAAGAAGCTATAATGCTAATGAAGTAGTGGGTTCTGGGGGCTAATCATGGTAAAATTAAAAACTTTCCTTGCGTGGTTTGATTTTATTCGCAAGAATCGTCCCATAATGTCAATGTGTCCACAAGGAGGAATATGTATGCATTCTACTCTTGTTACTTATGCTCGATTGGGTCATAATCCTTTTACTCTTGCCATTTGTATAGTACTTGAATGTGTTCAGTTGTTAAAAGGCTAAGTGATTTGCAATGTTCTGTGTATGTATTCTCCTAATTTCATTAGAGAAGTCAAGCCATTATTATAATTTAACTATACTTGTCCATGGTTTATAACAAATACATTTTTGGTTTTATTCATGAACAAGACATTTTATATGAAGCGAGACAATGATTCATGCATCTTCCTAATTTCATGACCTACTGTTATATGAAGCGAGTTTTTGGTGTAGCAAGGTAgtccaatcctttttgtagcaaaggacggGCCGGAACAGTTTTTTATAATacgcaaagcgttcttgaggacACACGAGAATTttatctagtcactttcatcatattTGTTTGATtcgtgtttgctactttgatagTATGATATATGAGTGTGGTTGCAACTGATTATTTATCGATGCTTGTGATTCTCTTCGTATTTGTGACATATGGCACCCTTTCTTATATTGTTGCACTCATGAAATAATGAAATTTAATTGTAATATCAAGTTTTCTGGCCAGTAACTAGGAATTTTACTGTTGATGCTTTGGCTAGAGAACATGGTATTGACATGGATGGTTCACCAAGTACTTGATTCTTCATTTGTACTCTCTTCATTCCATAATGTAGTGTGCCGACATCTTTCGAGATTTAAGTTTCatcataaatttaaccaacgtgGACGACTGCTGTGGGAGCAAAATTATACCATTGAAGCTCTCGCAACGGTCGCCCatgttggttaaatttatggtcaaactTAAATTCAAAAAGTGCGGGCGCACTACATTACAGAATAAAGGGAGTATGAAAAATCATTTTCATTGCAGTTCATTTTGATTGGCTCAGCTATAACATGGTCTAATGTGAGAAAGAGAACACCAGTACTGGTTTAATTTACTATTTTAATTTTGAGTGACGGGTGATGTCTGGATGGTGTGTACTGAATTGTTGTGTACTACATGGTGCGTGGTGTGTGTATTGTGGTGTTGGttacgagggggggggggggggggggggggatgttTTAGGTGCTCCCCTGATATGAGCTACCGCGAGCCGTTGGATCAGAGATCCAAGGGTTCACGGCCTAGCTCCTGGACTTGCGCGCATATCGAAGATTCATGGAGGATCATTTTACAAAGTAGCAAGAGCTCTACCTGCAGCCATTGGGGAGCTCGTATCACGGAAGCACCGAAGCTCCTGTATCATCTGACACTCTCACTGGTGCGTGGTGCACGCTGGACCTGATTCGCTTTTGAACGTGGTGCATCACTCGATTGGTTATCACTTTCAAGGATAACGCTAAAAATGTTTTTATCTTGAATTCTTGATTGGTTTCTACTCCAGCTTTTCGAAGAAGAACCTCATTCACACATAACAAGTAATAGAATGTACATATGGTCAAAATAATAGAATGTACATTACAAAGAATATTGCACACACCTGCAAAAAAAAATATTGCACGCATATACTTATAAAATACACATCCTCGTATATACATGATAATAAATAAATATGTACTATCCTAAAAAAAATACGTACTACTGAACTCCATGCATAAACAGTACAAACATAGTCACTCCATCAACATACATAAACACACAAATAATTCTAATCTTTCTTGAGGATTTTGACGTCCTTCCAGCGGGACTCCATGCGGCTGGACTCCTGGCGCTGCCCGTACACGCCGAACTTGAAGTAGTGCGAGTGGCCGCCGCGGCCCTGGACGTGCAACTTCTGCTCGCCGTCGATGTACACGGTGAGTGTCGATGCATCGACGTCGTGGACTACGTTCAGCCGGAACCATCTGTCATAGATGGCATCCTCGACGAGCTGCCGGTTGTAGTACCGCAGTGCGCCATCGTAGACGTGCAGCATGAGCGTGCTGGCGGCCTCGCCGGCGCCAAACACCTGCATGATACATACTCCCGTGGTGCCGGAGGGGACGTACCCGTAGGCCTCGAACTGCCACGCCGGAGCTGTAGTCGTAGCCCTGCAGGTACGAAGAAGAGAGTAGCAAAAGCAATCAGTAAGGAAACTAAATCTTGAATACATAGTAAATGAGTAATGACTAATGACATGGTAATTAACTTACTGCCATCCTGATCTCAGTTCTTGGTTTGGTATGACTCTGGCGGGCATGTGGCTTGTCAGAGGAGAGCACCCAGAGCTTCCGCACGGTGCCGTCGAAGCTGTAGCGTGCACCGCTGGACTCGTCGAACGGGCGCTGCAGCGCGAAGTTGCTTTCGCTGAGCCTCACCGCAGTGAACCCATCCGCCGGGTCCCCGGTACTGGGTGCCCGTGCGTCCATGGCCGCAACGCATGACCAGGAAGCCAAGAAGACAAGCAGGGAAACACTAATCCAAAAGAGAGCGCGAGGAGCCATGTGTACAGTGTCCTCTATAGTACTATGTGTGTAgcttctgctttgtcttgaattGTGCTCTGGATGCAGAGAATTGTGATGATGAGATGGGTGGGACTAATCAAGttccctctggtttatataggcCTTAGCGATCTATGAGTCTACTAGGTAGGATAGGAGAATCCACAGCTTAATTAAATAGTAGTAGTGCTCTCGTGAACTTTAATTAGACGCAGAGGATACGTTGGACGCATGCAGCTTGAGTTGTCCAACGTGATACTGACTGACTTCTGAGTAGGTAACGTGAACAGGCGGCAATTAGCATTAGCGGTACCTTGTTATTTTTGTTTTACCGACGGGAATTCAACCCTCCTACGTGGTAATAAATCTGCTGTATGTCTAGGTGAACACGGTGGTTCAATTTTGGATGACAGCAAGGAGTCAAACAATGTAAATTATTCTTCAGCTCGACGGAGGATAGTTGAGTTTTTACCTGACATTTTTTACACGTACGTGCAGTGCATGCGTAAGGAGTAAATTGCATAAAACCACTGCTTTAAAGGCTAGGTTTGCGAAAAACATTACAATACATTTCTTTTTGCAGAAAACATCATGTCTTCAGTAATCTTTTTGCAAAAACCACTGATCGGCGGATTTGGCTCGGTTAAGCACGCTTATGACAGTTGGGGCTCCTTTTTGCCTATGTGGTGTAACATTTCATGCTAGGTCAATTCTAATCCAATTTTACAAACTAGTACACACATTTTACATAGACACCCctaaagcaaaaaagaaaaaatgcaATCAGATCCTCGCCACAGGTTGGGGCGGTCATCGCAGCCTGCGCTGGGCACCTCCTCGTGCAGGAGGCCAAATCGGGGCAGCGACGACATCCCTCGTCGGATCCGGCAGCCGGCGCTGGGCGCCTTCTCGTGCTGGAGGCCAATCGGGGCGGCGGCTTGGCATACCTCGCCGGATCCGGCAACCGTCGATGGGCGTCTCTTCGCGGAGGCCAAATCGGGGCGGTGGCGCAGCCTCCCTCGCCGGATCCGGATGTGGCGGTGCTGGGGGCAGAACGGGGCGACATAGCAGCGCGGCATCCCTCGCCGGAGGTGCGACGCCTGGAGCGCGTGCGGGAACCGCCGTCTGCAGCTCATCTCGAGGGGCGCAGGGAGCGTTGGGGCCTGCTCGAGGTGGGCCCTTACCCTCCTGGACGGTGCATGGCGGCGGTGGCACGGTTGAGCAGAGGCGGGCGCGGCTGGCAGAGGCTGGAGCGCGGTGGGGCAGGGAGGTGAGCACGGCGTGGCTGGCGGATGGTGGTGGCCGGCGCCATTGAGGCGGCTGACTGTGTGGCAGGACATGGGAAGGGCCTGGGCAACACATGGGAGAAAACTTGCGGGTGTTTTAGTTTTTTTACCGTGTAACGTTGTCTTGGGTAAAATGTTATGCCATGTCAGCAAAAAATGGGACCTATCTGTCATAATCTTACTTAACAGCGCAAGATCCGTCGATCAGTGATTTTTGAAAAAGATTACCGTAGATGTGTTGTTTTCTGAAAAAAAAATATTATAGTGTTTTTTGCAAACCTAGCCTTTAAAATGGTGGTTTTGTGCAATTTACTCTATGCGTAAAAGACTTCTAGTAGAAATAGCGTGAGGGTAAAATACATCCGTGCCCACCCATGCACACCTACATATAGAAATAGATGTGTGGAAGAAAGTCCCAATCGTAGTTTTACTTTCATCCTCTTCGCGAAAGCGGCTGTTCCTTGCGACCTCAGCTGCCCTTGGGAGAACTTATTGGGAGAGACAGTGTGAGCATCGGATCCTTGAACTCTGAAGAAATGTAAGTTCGTCACTCTCAAAGCACTCTGTTAAAATCACTGAATATCGGTTCGACCTCTCGACAATTGTGGGATGTCGATCTCAGATACAACAGACATCACGCGGGACTACGGGCCCTCAAAACGTCCGCAAGCATCTGGACGCTGCAAGCCAATCAATGCGGGGATATATTTGTCCGCAGACGAGTCAACATGTATGTTTTTTTGTAAAATGGAAGCAAACAAATTGGGGGTATGAACCTCGGCTATATAGGACTCCAACACCCTTGGCGCACCCAAAACAAAGGTGGAGCCCGCACTCGTACTTTTGAGGTGCCACCCCTATTTCCCCATCTCCCCACTCATCACCGCGGCCATCCGCCCTTCCCGCGCTTCTCGCTCTTGTCGCCGCACGGACCCGTATAAAAAGCTACCGGAGACAACGAAGGGGGAGGATCCGGAAAAGATGGACGTCCGGTAGATCAACTCGGTGACACAGTAAGCCCGTCGCCTCAAAGCGAAGGCAAAGGACGGCGTAGCCGACAAAAAGAAGGGCGGCCGGGGCGGCCAGGGACGGGGTGTAGGGGTCGGATAGGGGCAAGATGCAGGGCGTTGCCGCCATCACCGTCACCATCCATGCACACGTTGTCGTGGAAGGATCAATATCAGCCTCCCTACTTCTACGCCGCCGAAGCTTCGCCTGTAGTCACCGGCCTCCACCACCGAGCAAGTGTCGTACTGCGACGACGTCAACACCGTGCCGCTCCATTTTGCGACTCAGCATCGCCGCAACTTGTCTGGTTGTGGACGCTGGGTGTGGATTAGTTTGGTGCCCGCTCTTCGTTCGCCAAAATGTCTCCAGCATATGAGAACGTAGACATGCAATTGTTTGAGATGACCCACGACGGAGGCAGAGGCTACTTCGAGGACAGACAAGTGGATGACTTGGAGCCATAGGTGCACGCCCAACAACAAGGCATGTACACCTATCCGGGCGCGCACACTCAACAACCTAAATTGTACATCGGGCAACTAGAGCAGGGCACTTCCGA belongs to Triticum urartu cultivar G1812 chromosome 7, Tu2.1, whole genome shotgun sequence and includes:
- the LOC125518999 gene encoding citrate-binding protein-like; the protein is MDARAPSTGDPADGFTAVRLSESNFALQRPFDESSGARYSFDGTVRKLWVLSSDKATTTAPAWQFEAYGYVPSGTTGVCIMQVFGAGEAASTLMLHVYDGALRYYNRQLVEDAIYDRWFRLNVVHDVDASTLTVYIDGEQKLHVQGRGGHSHYFKFGVYGQRQESSRMESRWKDVKILKKD